Proteins from a single region of Chromobacterium sp. ATCC 53434:
- a CDS encoding CoA pyrophosphatase, translating into MWAMEADEAAERIARRLEDYDFTGRIADLPYRPVAPGLKSAAVLVPLVWHPDGATVLFTRRTDHLSSHPGQVSFPGGKMEAGDGSAEAAALREAREETGLAESSVRVLGRLPDYVTVTGYVVAPVVGMLRPPLALAPEPGEVAEVFEVPLPLLLDQAAYSRHDYVRDGAAGQYLALEWRRHTIWGATAAMLWMLADALA; encoded by the coding sequence ATGTGGGCTATGGAGGCTGACGAGGCTGCCGAGCGGATCGCCCGGCGGCTGGAGGACTATGATTTCACCGGCAGGATCGCCGATCTGCCGTACCGGCCGGTGGCGCCCGGCCTGAAATCGGCCGCGGTGCTGGTGCCGCTGGTATGGCACCCGGACGGCGCCACCGTGCTGTTCACCCGCCGCACCGACCACCTGTCCAGCCATCCGGGGCAGGTGAGCTTTCCCGGCGGCAAGATGGAGGCCGGCGACGGTTCGGCCGAGGCGGCGGCGCTGCGCGAGGCGCGCGAGGAGACCGGCCTGGCCGAATCCTCGGTGCGGGTGCTGGGCCGCTTGCCCGATTACGTGACGGTGACCGGCTACGTGGTGGCGCCGGTGGTCGGGATGTTGCGGCCGCCGCTGGCGCTGGCGCCGGAGCCGGGCGAGGTGGCCGAGGTGTTCGAGGTGCCGCTGCCGCTGCTGCTGGATCAGGCCGCCTACAGCCGCCACGATTATGTGCGCGATGGCGCGGCCGGCCAGTATCTGGCGCTGGAATGGCGCCGGCACACGATATGGGGCGCGACCGCGGCGATGCTGTGGATGCTGGCCGACGCGCTGGCCTAG
- the rho gene encoding transcription termination factor Rho: MHLSDLKHLHVSELVEMAISNEIEGASRLRKQDLIFALLKNQAKKGESIFGEGTLEVLPDGFGFLRSPDTSYLAGPDDIYVSPSQIRRFNLHTGDSIEGEIRTPKDGERYFALVKVDKVNGEAPENSKNKILFENLTPLFPTEQFKLEREIRAEENITGRIIDMVAPIGKGQRALLVAPPKSGKTVMLQHIAHAITANHPEAVLIVLLIDERPEEVTEMQRSVRGEVVSSTFDEPATRHVQVAEMVIEKAKRLVEHKKDVVILLDSITRLARAYNTVVPASGKVLTGGVDANALQRPKRFFGAARNVEEGGSLTIVATALIDTGSRMDDVIYEEFKGTGNCEIHLDRRMAEKRIFPALNINRSGTRREELLVPQDQLQRIWVLRKLLYPMDDLEAMEFLQDKIKATKSNQAFFDSMRR; encoded by the coding sequence ATGCACTTATCTGACCTCAAACATCTTCATGTTTCCGAACTCGTGGAAATGGCGATTTCCAACGAGATCGAAGGCGCCAGCCGGCTGCGCAAACAGGATCTGATCTTCGCGCTTCTGAAAAACCAGGCCAAGAAGGGCGAGAGCATCTTCGGCGAGGGCACGCTGGAAGTATTGCCGGACGGCTTCGGCTTTCTGCGCAGCCCGGACACCTCGTATCTGGCCGGCCCGGACGACATCTACGTCAGCCCGTCCCAGATTCGCCGCTTCAATCTGCACACCGGCGATTCGATCGAGGGCGAGATCCGCACGCCTAAGGACGGCGAGCGCTACTTCGCGCTGGTGAAGGTGGACAAGGTCAACGGCGAGGCGCCGGAGAATTCCAAGAACAAAATTCTGTTCGAGAATCTGACGCCGCTGTTCCCGACCGAGCAGTTCAAGCTGGAGCGCGAAATCCGCGCCGAGGAAAACATCACCGGCCGCATCATCGACATGGTCGCGCCGATCGGCAAGGGCCAGCGCGCCTTGTTGGTGGCGCCGCCGAAGTCCGGCAAGACGGTGATGCTGCAGCATATCGCGCACGCGATCACCGCCAACCACCCGGAAGCGGTGCTGATCGTGCTGCTGATCGACGAGCGTCCGGAAGAAGTGACGGAAATGCAACGCTCGGTGCGCGGCGAAGTGGTGTCGTCGACCTTCGACGAACCGGCCACCCGCCACGTGCAGGTCGCCGAAATGGTGATCGAGAAGGCCAAGCGCCTGGTCGAGCACAAGAAGGACGTCGTGATCCTGCTGGACTCGATCACCCGTCTGGCGCGCGCCTACAACACCGTGGTGCCGGCTTCCGGCAAGGTGCTGACCGGCGGCGTCGACGCCAACGCGCTGCAACGCCCGAAGCGTTTCTTCGGCGCCGCGCGCAATGTGGAAGAGGGCGGCAGCCTGACCATTGTCGCCACCGCGCTGATCGATACCGGCAGCCGCATGGACGACGTGATCTACGAAGAATTCAAGGGCACCGGCAACTGCGAAATCCACCTGGATCGCCGCATGGCCGAGAAGCGCATCTTCCCGGCGTTGAACATCAACCGCTCCGGCACCCGTCGCGAGGAGCTGCTGGTGCCGCAGGACCAGCTGCAGCGCATCTGGGTGCTGCGCAAGCTGCTGTACCCGATGGACGACCTGGAGGCGATGGAATTCCTGCAGGACAAGATCAAGGCCACCAAGTCGAATCAGGCCTTCTTCGATTCGATGCGCCGCTGA
- the trxA gene encoding thioredoxin TrxA, translating to MSDLIRHVTDDSFENDVLQADVPVLVDYWAEWCGPCKMIAPILDEVAKEYQGRLQVAKLNIDQNEQTPPKFGIRGIPTLMLFKDGQVAATKVGALSKSQLTAFIDSQL from the coding sequence ATGAGCGATCTGATCCGCCACGTAACCGACGATTCTTTCGAAAACGACGTCCTGCAGGCCGATGTGCCGGTGCTGGTCGACTACTGGGCCGAATGGTGCGGCCCGTGCAAGATGATCGCCCCGATCCTGGACGAAGTGGCCAAGGAATACCAGGGCCGTCTGCAAGTGGCCAAGCTGAACATCGACCAAAACGAGCAGACTCCGCCGAAATTCGGCATCCGCGGCATCCCGACGCTGATGCTGTTCAAGGACGGCCAAGTCGCCGCCACCAAGGTCGGCGCGCTGTCGAAGAGCCAGCTGACGGCCTTCATTGACAGCCAACTGTAA
- the fabI gene encoding enoyl-ACP reductase FabI: MGFLQGKKILITGMISNRSIAYGIAQACHREGAELAFTYVVDKLEDRVREMAADFGSKLVFRCDVQSDAEIDQLFVDLAKEWDGLDGLVHSIGFAPREALEGDFLDALSREAFQIAHDVSSYSFPALAKAARPMMQGRKAALLTLSYLGAVRAIPNYNVMGLAKASLEASVRFMAASLGKEGVRVNGISAGPIKTLAASGISGFSKLLNMASSQACLRRNVTTEEVGNAAAFLLSDLSSGITGEITYVDAGYSVNALNVPE; this comes from the coding sequence ATGGGCTTTCTGCAAGGCAAGAAAATCCTGATCACCGGCATGATCTCCAACCGCTCCATCGCCTATGGCATCGCTCAGGCCTGCCACCGCGAAGGCGCCGAGCTGGCCTTCACCTACGTGGTGGACAAGCTGGAGGACCGCGTCCGCGAGATGGCGGCCGACTTCGGCTCCAAACTGGTATTCCGCTGCGACGTGCAGAGCGACGCCGAGATCGACCAGCTGTTCGTGGACCTCGCCAAGGAATGGGACGGCCTGGACGGCCTGGTGCACTCGATCGGCTTCGCGCCGCGCGAGGCGCTGGAAGGCGATTTCCTCGACGCGCTGAGCCGCGAGGCGTTCCAGATCGCCCACGACGTGTCGTCCTACAGCTTCCCGGCGCTGGCCAAGGCCGCGCGCCCGATGATGCAGGGCCGCAAGGCCGCGCTGCTGACCCTGTCCTACCTGGGTGCGGTGCGCGCGATCCCGAACTACAACGTGATGGGTCTGGCCAAGGCCAGCCTGGAAGCCTCGGTGCGCTTCATGGCCGCCAGCCTGGGCAAGGAAGGCGTGCGCGTCAACGGCATTTCCGCCGGCCCGATCAAGACGCTGGCCGCCTCCGGCATCTCCGGCTTCTCCAAACTGTTGAACATGGCGTCGAGCCAGGCCTGTCTGCGCCGCAACGTGACCACCGAGGAAGTCGGCAACGCCGCCGCCTTCCTGCTGTCCGACCTGTCGTCCGGCATCACCGGCGAGATCACCTACGTCGACGCCGGTTACAGCGTCAACGCGTTGAACGTGCCGGAATAA
- a CDS encoding ABC-F family ATP-binding cassette domain-containing protein: MIILKNVSLRRGTKVLLDGATVSINPGEKVGLVGRNGAGKSSLFAVLNGSLHEDGGDFSIPAQWRMAQVAQDMPETSQTATDFVVEGDTALLAARREVAEAEAGEDYMRMAHAYTALNDAGEHDAPARAQALILGLGFSVAELQKPVNSFSGGWRMRLQLARALMCPSDLLLLDEPTNHLDLDALVWLEAWLKQYPGTMVVISHDREFLDAVTNVTLHIDHGKLVRYGGNYSKFEDMRAEQMILQQAIQAKQQEKMAHLQKFIDRFKAKASKAKQAQSRVKALERMEKIAPVLADADFQFAFKEPGSLPNPMLTMSQAAFGYPAPEGSPADTPPTVIVKGVNRSVLAGQRIGILGANGQGKSTLVKTVAEALTAAGGEIIRGKGLNIGYFSQQELDVLRPEDDPLQHMLRLVRETPAQLRPPANDCREQGLRNFLGTFNFSGDMVKQAVGSMSGGEKARLVLCMIVWLRPNLLLLDEPTNHLDLATREALSVALNEFEGSVMLVSHDRALLRAVCDEFWVVSRGGVSDFDGDLDDYQVYLLEEAKRRREEAAGKR, from the coding sequence ATGATCATTCTGAAAAACGTGTCCTTGCGCCGCGGCACCAAAGTCTTGCTGGACGGCGCGACGGTCAGCATCAATCCCGGCGAGAAGGTCGGCCTGGTAGGACGCAACGGCGCGGGCAAATCCTCGCTGTTCGCCGTGCTGAACGGCAGCCTGCACGAAGACGGCGGCGACTTCTCCATTCCGGCGCAATGGCGCATGGCGCAGGTGGCGCAGGACATGCCGGAAACCTCGCAGACCGCCACCGACTTCGTGGTGGAGGGCGACACCGCCTTGCTGGCGGCGCGGCGCGAAGTGGCCGAAGCCGAGGCGGGCGAAGACTATATGCGGATGGCGCACGCCTATACCGCGCTGAACGACGCCGGCGAACACGACGCGCCGGCGCGGGCGCAGGCGCTGATTCTGGGCCTGGGCTTCAGCGTGGCCGAGCTGCAGAAGCCGGTGAACAGCTTCTCCGGCGGCTGGCGCATGCGCCTGCAACTGGCGCGCGCGCTGATGTGCCCGTCCGACCTCTTGCTGCTGGACGAGCCGACCAACCACTTGGACCTGGACGCGCTGGTCTGGCTGGAAGCCTGGCTCAAGCAGTACCCCGGCACCATGGTGGTGATCAGCCACGACCGCGAATTCCTCGACGCGGTGACCAATGTCACCCTGCACATCGACCACGGCAAGCTGGTGCGCTACGGCGGCAACTACAGCAAGTTCGAGGACATGCGCGCCGAACAGATGATTCTGCAGCAGGCCATCCAGGCCAAGCAGCAGGAAAAGATGGCCCACCTGCAAAAGTTCATCGACCGCTTCAAGGCCAAGGCCAGCAAGGCCAAGCAGGCGCAAAGCCGCGTCAAGGCGCTGGAACGGATGGAGAAGATCGCGCCGGTGCTGGCCGACGCCGACTTCCAGTTCGCGTTCAAGGAGCCGGGCAGCCTGCCCAACCCGATGCTGACGATGTCGCAGGCCGCCTTCGGCTACCCGGCGCCGGAAGGCTCTCCGGCGGACACGCCGCCGACCGTGATCGTCAAGGGGGTGAATCGTTCGGTGCTGGCCGGCCAGCGCATCGGCATCCTCGGCGCCAACGGCCAGGGCAAGTCCACGCTGGTGAAGACGGTGGCCGAGGCGCTGACGGCCGCCGGCGGCGAGATCATCCGCGGCAAGGGATTGAATATCGGCTACTTCTCGCAGCAAGAGCTGGACGTGCTGCGGCCAGAAGACGATCCGCTGCAGCACATGCTCAGACTGGTGCGCGAAACCCCGGCGCAGCTGCGTCCGCCGGCCAACGACTGCCGCGAACAGGGCCTGCGCAACTTCCTCGGCACCTTCAATTTCAGCGGGGACATGGTCAAGCAGGCGGTCGGCAGCATGAGCGGCGGCGAGAAGGCCCGGCTGGTGCTGTGCATGATCGTCTGGCTGCGGCCCAATCTGCTGCTGCTGGACGAACCGACCAACCACCTGGACCTGGCCACCCGCGAGGCGCTGAGCGTGGCGCTGAACGAGTTCGAGGGCTCGGTGATGCTGGTCAGCCACGACCGGGCCCTGCTGCGCGCGGTGTGCGACGAGTTCTGGGTGGTGTCGCGCGGCGGCGTCAGCGACTTCGACGGCGATCTGGACGACTACCAGGTCTATCTGCTGGAAGAGGCCAAGCGCCGGCGCGAAGAAGCGGCCGGCAAGCGCTAG
- a CDS encoding SDR family oxidoreductase, whose amino-acid sequence MSFQGKRVWITGASSGIGAGLARELASQGAHLLLSARREDELRKVQGECLADAASAEVLPLDLTDSEQVRHAAQSALQNYGPIDILVHCAGVSQRSLARDTSDAVDRALMEINYFGAVELTRAVLPAMLARKQGHLVVVSSVAGKIGTPLRSSYCAAKHALIGYFDSLRAEVFGDGIFVTTICPGYIATEISSKAYTGNGGRYGKVDAELQHAMSATECARQILRAVAARKPEAVVSGPKERVAVYLRRFCPQLLFRLIRSHAPS is encoded by the coding sequence ATGAGCTTTCAAGGCAAGAGAGTCTGGATCACCGGCGCCTCGTCCGGCATAGGCGCCGGCCTGGCCCGCGAACTGGCGTCGCAGGGCGCCCACCTGTTGCTCAGCGCGCGCCGCGAGGACGAGTTGCGCAAGGTGCAGGGCGAATGCCTGGCCGACGCCGCCAGCGCGGAAGTGCTGCCGCTGGACCTGACCGATTCGGAACAGGTGCGCCACGCCGCCCAGTCCGCGCTGCAGAACTACGGCCCGATCGACATCCTGGTCCACTGCGCCGGCGTCAGCCAGCGGTCCTTGGCGCGCGACACCAGCGACGCGGTGGACCGCGCGCTGATGGAGATCAACTACTTCGGCGCGGTGGAGCTGACCCGGGCGGTGCTGCCGGCGATGCTGGCGCGCAAACAGGGCCATCTGGTGGTGGTCAGCAGCGTGGCCGGCAAGATAGGCACGCCGCTGCGCTCCAGCTATTGCGCCGCCAAACACGCGCTGATCGGCTATTTCGACAGCCTGCGCGCCGAGGTCTTCGGCGACGGCATCTTCGTCACCACCATCTGTCCCGGCTATATCGCCACCGAAATCTCCAGCAAGGCCTATACCGGCAACGGCGGGCGTTACGGCAAGGTCGACGCCGAGCTGCAGCACGCGATGTCGGCGACGGAGTGCGCGCGCCAGATTCTGCGCGCCGTCGCCGCGCGCAAGCCGGAAGCGGTGGTCAGCGGCCCGAAGGAAAGGGTGGCCGTCTATCTGCGGCGCTTCTGCCCGCAACTGCTGTTCCGGCTGATACGCTCGCACGCGCCGTCCTGA
- a CDS encoding bifunctional diguanylate cyclase/phosphodiesterase — translation MPVHSDILVVDDTMTTMMMLLALLSTQGYQVSSAQSGSETLERAAKHPPDLILLDFSLPDMDGIAVCRELKLNPRTRDIPVLFLSVIADTETKVQGFAAGAVDFIAKPFERSELLARVNTHLDLARLKKRLSKLVEEKTESLRFSEQRFRALMEQAPEAIMVYDLDSGRFVDANRQAEQLTGRPLSALTGMTPIELYDKEQPDGLPTAESVRMHVSRAMKGEIQLFERIILRPDGGTVPCEVRLAMLPSEAGHLLRVSYIDISSRIAAQEKINRLAYFDTLTGLYNQSGLLEQLDSLYGINREVEQPAFALLLIDLGDFKFINDVYGNRIGDLLLCSVAERLQRLAGPRGHVARLGIEFALLLSAVGGRDEADEVAGKVLDAVAEPFAVDEMMLNIAASIGVSLGPEHGENGQELLRNADMAVYQAKQRGARRIQVYEAALGQQMRERIELEKELRQAIDGGQLVLHYQPQIELASGRAVGVEALVRWRHPDKGMISPMQFIPLAEQSGLILPLGRWVLREACAQLRRWRDKGCGGELRMAVNLSVAQFTDHELPDFVAGVLKDAGVPPHCLELEITESFTMLSPQQSIRMMEQFRAMGIHSSIDDFGTGHSSLAYLTRFPVDTLKIDQSFIRNISSDEKDTALCDTIAYLAHRMGLQVVAEGVETAEQLTFLTSIHVDVVQGYLLCKPLPAAEVEAFLLHRPDTLPQAGVEYF, via the coding sequence ATGCCGGTACATAGCGACATTCTGGTGGTCGACGACACCATGACCACGATGATGATGCTGCTGGCTCTGCTATCCACCCAGGGTTACCAAGTCAGTTCCGCCCAGAGCGGCTCCGAAACCCTGGAGAGGGCGGCCAAGCATCCGCCGGATCTGATCCTGCTGGATTTCAGCCTGCCGGACATGGACGGCATCGCCGTCTGCCGCGAACTGAAGCTGAACCCGCGCACCCGCGACATCCCGGTGCTCTTCCTCAGTGTGATCGCCGATACCGAGACCAAGGTCCAGGGCTTCGCCGCCGGCGCGGTGGACTTCATCGCCAAACCGTTCGAGCGCAGCGAGCTGTTGGCGCGCGTCAATACCCATCTGGACCTGGCCCGGCTGAAAAAGCGGCTGAGCAAGCTGGTCGAGGAAAAGACCGAATCGCTGCGGTTCAGCGAGCAGCGCTTCCGCGCGCTGATGGAGCAGGCGCCGGAAGCCATCATGGTGTATGACCTGGACAGCGGCCGCTTCGTCGACGCCAATCGCCAGGCCGAGCAGCTGACCGGCCGGCCGCTGTCGGCGCTGACGGGCATGACGCCGATAGAGCTGTACGACAAGGAGCAGCCGGACGGCCTGCCCACCGCGGAAAGCGTGCGCATGCACGTCTCACGCGCGATGAAGGGCGAGATCCAGCTGTTCGAGCGCATCATACTGCGCCCCGACGGCGGCACCGTGCCGTGCGAGGTCCGGCTGGCCATGCTGCCGAGCGAGGCCGGACACCTGCTGCGCGTCAGCTATATCGACATTTCCTCGCGCATCGCCGCGCAGGAGAAGATCAACCGCCTGGCCTATTTCGACACGCTGACCGGCCTCTACAACCAAAGCGGCCTGCTGGAGCAGCTGGATTCGCTGTACGGCATCAACCGCGAGGTGGAGCAACCGGCCTTCGCGCTGCTGTTGATCGACCTCGGCGATTTCAAATTCATCAACGACGTCTACGGCAACCGCATCGGCGACCTGCTGCTGTGCAGCGTGGCCGAGCGGCTGCAGCGGCTGGCCGGCCCGCGCGGCCATGTGGCGCGGCTAGGCATAGAGTTCGCGCTGCTGCTCAGCGCCGTCGGCGGCCGCGACGAGGCCGATGAAGTGGCCGGCAAGGTGCTGGACGCCGTCGCCGAGCCGTTCGCCGTCGACGAAATGATGCTGAACATCGCCGCCAGCATAGGCGTCAGCCTGGGTCCGGAACACGGCGAAAACGGCCAGGAGCTGCTACGCAACGCCGACATGGCGGTCTATCAGGCCAAGCAGCGCGGCGCGCGCCGCATCCAGGTATACGAGGCGGCGCTGGGCCAGCAGATGCGCGAGCGCATCGAACTGGAAAAGGAGCTGCGCCAGGCGATAGACGGCGGCCAGCTGGTGCTGCACTACCAGCCGCAGATCGAGCTGGCCAGCGGACGGGCGGTCGGCGTCGAGGCGCTGGTGCGCTGGCGGCATCCGGACAAGGGCATGATTTCGCCTATGCAGTTCATTCCGCTGGCCGAGCAGTCCGGCCTGATCCTGCCGCTGGGCCGCTGGGTGCTGCGCGAGGCCTGCGCCCAGCTGCGCCGCTGGCGGGACAAGGGCTGCGGCGGCGAGCTTAGGATGGCGGTCAATCTGAGCGTCGCGCAGTTCACCGACCACGAGCTGCCGGACTTCGTCGCCGGCGTGCTGAAGGACGCCGGCGTGCCGCCGCACTGCCTGGAGCTGGAAATCACCGAATCGTTCACGATGCTGTCGCCGCAGCAATCGATACGGATGATGGAGCAGTTCCGCGCGATGGGCATACACAGCTCGATAGACGACTTCGGCACCGGCCATTCCTCGCTGGCCTATCTGACCCGTTTCCCGGTAGACACGCTGAAGATAGATCAATCGTTCATACGCAATATCAGCAGCGACGAGAAAGACACGGCGCTGTGCGACACCATCGCCTACCTGGCCCACCGCATGGGCCTGCAAGTGGTGGCCGAGGGCGTGGAAACCGCCGAGCAGCTAACCTTCCTGACCAGCATCCATGTCGACGTGGTGCAAGGCTATCTGCTGTGCAAGCCGTTGCCGGCGGCCGAGGTGGAAGCCTTCCTGCTTCATCGCCCGGACACGCTGCCGCAAGCCGGCGTCGAGTATTTCTAG
- a CDS encoding 3'(2'),5'-bisphosphate nucleotidase CysQ, with protein MPDDHQLAADLAAAAGELLNGLRLGQAAGDKALGALADARSDALIADLLRAARPDDGVLSEESAPDPARLDKRRVWIIDPLDGTREYSERDRDRSDWAVHVALAVDGLPAACAVALPARGELFCTPSATLAPPPPGPLKILVSRSRPPALAERVAARLGAELIGMGSAGAKAMAVLRGEAHAYLHAGGMNEWDICAPAGVALAAGLYASRIDGSPCVFNQADVKMPDLLICRPELAETLLAAIAAEA; from the coding sequence ATGCCAGATGACCACCAGCTTGCCGCCGATCTCGCCGCCGCCGCCGGCGAGCTGCTGAACGGCCTGCGCCTCGGCCAGGCCGCCGGCGACAAGGCGCTGGGCGCGCTGGCCGACGCCCGCTCCGACGCGCTGATCGCCGACCTGCTGCGCGCGGCGCGGCCGGACGACGGCGTGCTGTCGGAGGAGTCTGCGCCCGACCCGGCCCGGCTGGACAAGCGCCGGGTCTGGATCATCGACCCGCTGGACGGCACACGCGAATACAGCGAGCGCGACCGCGACCGCAGCGACTGGGCCGTGCACGTGGCGCTGGCGGTGGACGGCCTGCCGGCCGCCTGCGCCGTCGCGCTGCCGGCGCGCGGCGAGCTGTTCTGCACCCCGTCCGCCACGCTGGCGCCGCCCCCGCCGGGCCCGCTGAAGATTCTGGTCAGCCGCAGCCGGCCGCCGGCGCTGGCCGAACGCGTCGCCGCGCGGCTGGGCGCGGAACTGATAGGCATGGGATCGGCCGGTGCCAAGGCGATGGCGGTGCTGCGCGGCGAGGCCCACGCCTATCTGCACGCCGGCGGCATGAACGAGTGGGACATCTGCGCGCCGGCCGGCGTCGCGCTGGCGGCCGGCCTCTACGCGTCGCGGATAGATGGCTCGCCCTGCGTGTTCAACCAGGCGGATGTGAAGATGCCGGACCTGCTGATCTGCCGACCGGAGCTGGCCGAGACGCTACTGGCGGCGATCGCGGCGGAGGCCTGA
- a CDS encoding cobyric acid synthase, whose translation MTAKTIMIQGATSDAGKSALATGLCRLLARRGIRVAPFKPQNMALNSAVTADGGEIGRSQAVQAQACGVEPHTDMNPVLLKPNSHTGSQVIIQGRAIGNMEARGYHGYKPIAMQAVLASHARLAEQYQCIVAEGAGSPAEINLRDGDIANMGFAEAVDCPVILVADIERGGVFAHLAGTLALLSESERARVVGLVINRFRGDPSLLKAGVDWLEQHTSKPVLGVLPYLYDLHLEAEDSMGLDKPGGAEGGGDKLRVVAPAAPRVSNHTDFDPLRLHPQVDFTLVRAGQAIPPADLIVLPGSKSVLADLAWLRAQGWEEAIRRHLRYGGKVLGICGGLQMLGRRLHDPDGLEGEPGSGDGLSWLDMETTLESEKRLTRMRGRLTLDDAEAAGYEIHMGVSAGPALARPAVRFDDGAVDGARSDDDQIFATYLHGVFDEPAACQAILRWAGLAAPEALDYPALREANIDKLADMLEKHLDLEPIRRWLP comes from the coding sequence ATGACCGCCAAGACCATCATGATCCAGGGCGCCACGTCCGACGCCGGCAAGAGCGCGCTGGCCACCGGCCTGTGCCGGCTTTTGGCCCGGCGCGGCATTCGCGTGGCGCCGTTCAAGCCGCAGAACATGGCGCTGAACAGCGCGGTGACCGCCGACGGCGGCGAGATCGGCCGCTCGCAGGCGGTGCAGGCGCAGGCCTGCGGCGTGGAGCCGCACACCGACATGAACCCGGTGCTGCTGAAGCCCAACAGCCATACCGGCTCGCAGGTCATCATCCAGGGCCGCGCGATCGGAAACATGGAGGCGCGCGGCTACCACGGCTACAAGCCCATCGCGATGCAGGCGGTGCTGGCGTCGCACGCCAGGCTGGCCGAACAGTACCAGTGCATCGTCGCCGAGGGCGCCGGCAGTCCGGCCGAGATCAATCTGCGCGACGGCGATATCGCCAATATGGGTTTCGCCGAGGCGGTGGACTGCCCGGTGATCCTGGTGGCCGACATCGAGCGCGGCGGCGTGTTCGCCCATCTGGCCGGCACGCTGGCGCTGTTGTCCGAATCGGAGCGCGCCCGGGTGGTGGGTCTGGTGATCAACCGCTTCCGCGGCGATCCGTCCCTGCTGAAGGCCGGCGTCGACTGGCTGGAGCAACACACCAGCAAGCCGGTGCTCGGCGTGCTGCCCTATCTGTACGACCTGCACCTGGAGGCCGAGGACAGCATGGGCCTGGACAAGCCGGGCGGCGCTGAGGGCGGCGGCGACAAGCTGCGGGTGGTCGCGCCGGCCGCGCCGCGCGTCAGCAACCACACCGACTTCGACCCGCTGCGCCTGCATCCGCAGGTGGACTTCACGCTGGTGCGAGCCGGCCAGGCCATTCCGCCGGCCGACCTGATCGTGCTGCCCGGCAGCAAGAGCGTGTTGGCCGATCTGGCCTGGCTGCGCGCCCAGGGATGGGAAGAGGCGATACGCCGCCATCTGCGCTACGGCGGCAAGGTGCTGGGCATCTGCGGCGGCCTGCAGATGCTGGGGCGCAGGCTGCACGATCCGGACGGACTGGAAGGCGAGCCGGGCAGCGGCGACGGTCTCTCATGGCTGGACATGGAAACCACGCTGGAGTCGGAAAAGCGGCTGACGCGGATGCGCGGCCGGCTGACGCTTGACGACGCCGAGGCCGCCGGCTACGAAATCCACATGGGCGTCAGCGCCGGGCCCGCCTTGGCCAGGCCCGCGGTGCGCTTCGACGATGGCGCCGTCGACGGCGCGCGTTCGGACGACGACCAGATATTCGCCACCTATCTGCACGGCGTGTTCGACGAGCCGGCCGCCTGCCAGGCCATCCTGCGCTGGGCGGGGCTGGCGGCGCCGGAGGCGCTGGACTACCCGGCGCTGCGCGAGGCCAATATCGACAAGCTGGCCGACATGCTGGAGAAGCATCTGGATCTGGAGCCGATCCGGCGCTGGCTGCCTTAG
- the cbiB gene encoding adenosylcobinamide-phosphate synthase CbiB, with protein MNSALFLPLALLMDRLLGEPPRWHPLVGFGRLVKAVERLAYPSAPEAEPVWRIRLRGAAAISLLILPFALLAWALAKPPWLGAIVPIVLLYLAVGAQSLAQHAEVVRKALADGDLALARERVGWIVSRDTSELDEAGVARAAIESVLENGSDAVFAALFWFLVLGAPGAVLYRLANTLDAMWGYKNDRYLHFGWAAARFDDVLNYLPARLTAFTYLLLGHAADGWRCWRTQAPTWYSPNAGPVMAAGAGALGVSLGGGARYHGQWKERPPLGCGPTPTHEDIGRAVRLVKRGMWLWAGLSLTSAILIGAIHA; from the coding sequence TTGAATTCCGCACTGTTTCTGCCGCTGGCGCTGCTGATGGACCGCCTGCTGGGCGAACCCCCGCGCTGGCACCCCTTGGTCGGCTTCGGCCGGCTGGTCAAGGCCGTGGAGCGGCTGGCCTACCCGTCAGCGCCGGAAGCTGAGCCGGTCTGGCGGATTCGGCTGCGCGGCGCGGCCGCCATCTCGCTGCTGATCCTGCCTTTCGCCCTGCTGGCCTGGGCACTGGCGAAACCGCCGTGGCTGGGCGCCATCGTTCCCATCGTCCTGCTGTACCTGGCCGTCGGCGCGCAGAGCCTGGCCCAGCACGCCGAGGTGGTGCGAAAAGCGCTGGCCGACGGCGATCTGGCCCTGGCCCGCGAACGCGTCGGCTGGATCGTCAGCCGCGACACCAGCGAGCTCGACGAGGCCGGCGTCGCCCGCGCGGCCATCGAGTCGGTGCTGGAGAACGGCAGCGACGCCGTCTTCGCCGCGCTGTTCTGGTTCCTGGTCCTTGGCGCGCCCGGCGCGGTGCTGTACCGGCTGGCCAACACGCTGGACGCGATGTGGGGCTACAAGAACGATCGCTATCTGCACTTCGGCTGGGCCGCCGCGCGTTTCGACGACGTTTTGAACTACCTCCCGGCGCGCTTGACCGCCTTCACCTATCTGCTGCTGGGCCATGCCGCCGACGGCTGGCGCTGCTGGCGGACTCAGGCGCCAACCTGGTACAGCCCCAACGCCGGTCCGGTGATGGCGGCCGGCGCCGGCGCGCTGGGCGTCAGCCTGGGCGGCGGCGCGCGCTATCACGGCCAGTGGAAGGAACGTCCGCCGCTCGGTTGCGGTCCCACCCCCACGCACGAGGACATCGGCCGCGCGGTGCGGCTGGTCAAGCGCGGCATGTGGCTGTGGGCCGGCCTGTCGCTGACGTCGGCCATCTTGATCGGAGCGATTCATGCTTGA